A DNA window from Phragmites australis chromosome 11, lpPhrAust1.1, whole genome shotgun sequence contains the following coding sequences:
- the LOC133883964 gene encoding fasciclin-like arabinogalactan protein 4, whose amino-acid sequence MRRQIPPVSRLVFLAAAVALLATAPAAVAVNVTAVLAAFPDLADFTRLLASSPVAAELAGRSSLTLLAVPNGNLPQSASAFAAAYGADLADVLRYHVLLEYLAPADLHRLPASGKLVTTLFQTTGRAPADLGAVNVTTAGSSLAVVRSPAPFPGSNATVLGAITAVPYNLSVLAVDGLIVPSGFDLAASESRPPAAVNITRVLADARDFNVAASMLEASGVAGEFEADERGAGITVFAPTDDAFAGLPAGDRLQSLPAARKAVVLRFHVLHSYYPLGSLESIVNPLQPTLATEFSNAGRFTLNITRTNGSVAIDTGVVQATITRTVFDQNPVAVFAVSKVLLPKEMFTRTDDGDDSIVAAAAASSPPPVATPPEASESARTPPTKLSSPPALRGGAQDYGTASAPAPAQAIGWWCIALVYLLLLPLRLV is encoded by the coding sequence GGCTGTCGCGCTGCTCGccacggcgccggcggccgtCGCGGTTAACGTGACGGCCGTGCTCGCGGCGTTCCCGGACCTCGCCGACTTCACGCGGCTGCTGGCGTCCAGCCCCGTGGCCGCGGAGCTCGCCGGGCGGTCGTCGCTGACGCTACTCGCCGTGCCGAACGGCAACCTCCCGCAGTCGGCGTCGGCGTTCGCGGCCGCGTACGGGGCCGACCTCGCCGACGTGCTCCGCTACCACGTCCTCCTCGAGTACCTCGCCCCCGCTGACCTCCACCGCCTCCCGGCCTCCGGGAAGCTGGTCACCACGCTGTTCCAGACGACCGGCCGTGCCCCAGCGGACCTCGGCGCGGTCAACGTCACCACCGCGGGCTCCTCTCTGGCCGTCGTCCGCTCGCCGGCGCCGTTCCCGGGGTCCAACGCCACCGTCCTCGGTGCCATCACCGCGGTGCCGTACAACCTGAGCGTGCTCGCCGTGGACGGCCTCATCGTGCCGTCCGGGTTCGACCTCGCGGCCTCCGAGTCCCGTCCCCCGGCCGCGGTCAACATCACCCGCGTCCTCGCCGACGCGCGCGACTTCAACGTGGCGGCCTCCATGCTCGAGGCCTCGGGCGTCGCGGGCGAGTTCGAGGCCGACGAGCGCGGCGCCGGCATCACGGTGTTCGCCCCCACCGACGACGCCTTCGCGGGCCTCCCCGCCGGCGACCGCCTCCAGTCCCTCCCCGCCGCCCGCAAGGCCGTGGTGCTCCGTTTCCATGTGCTCCACTCCTACTATCCGCTGGGCTCGCTCGAGTCCATCGTGAACCCCCTCCAGCCCACCCTCGCCACCGAGTTCAGCAACGCCGGCCGCTTCACCCTCAACATCACCCGCACCAACGGCTCCGTCGCCATCGACACGGGCGTCGTCCAGGCGACCATCACCCGGACCGTCTTCGACCAGAACCCCGTCGCTGTCTTCGCCGTCTCCAAGGTACTCCTCCCCAAGGAGATGTTCACCCGGaccgacgacggcgacgattccatcgtcgccgccgccgccgcgtcctcgCCCCCGCCGGTCGCCACGCCACCGGAGGCCTCCGAGAGCGCGCGGACGCCGCCGACGAAGCTCTCCTCCCCGCCCGCGCTGCGCGGCGGGGCGCAGGACTACGGCACGGcatcggcgccggcgccggcgcaggcaATCGGGTGGTGGTGTATAGCATTGGTGTATCTACTCCTACTTCCACTACGTCTGGTATGA